The following proteins are co-located in the Triticum aestivum cultivar Chinese Spring chromosome 1A, IWGSC CS RefSeq v2.1, whole genome shotgun sequence genome:
- the LOC123106108 gene encoding uncharacterized protein, translating into MLATVVSSHSPAAPIYPLTPPPQPISTPREKEREGAAGMNCVKILVLLSLIPLALRGASLLVVPSPSAPDSASRTGVLAPVPAEQWRQERRRTVGRQTRGGRATTIAPFAPRRFGGFFRDDKRFAPTGSNPLHNL; encoded by the coding sequence ATGCTCGCCACTGTCGTCTCCTCTCACTCACCGGCCGCTCCCATATATCCGCTCACTCCGCCGCCCCAACCAATATCTAcgccgagagagaaagagagagagggagccgCCGGCATGAACTGCGTCAAGATTCTCGTACTGCTCTCCCTCATCCCTCTCGCGCTGAGGGGGGCGTCGCTCCTCGTCGTCCCGTCACCTTCCGCCCCTGACTCTGCATCACGCACCGGCGTCTTGGCTCCGGTGCCGGCGGAGCAGTGGAGGCAGGAGCGGAGGAGGACGGTGGGCCGTCAGACTCGGggcggccgcgccaccaccatcgCTCCCTTCGCCCCGCGGCGGTTCGGCGGCTTCTTCCGGGACGACAAGAGGTTCGCGCCGACGGGGTCGAACCCGCTGCACAACCTGTGA